From Solanum lycopersicum chromosome 4, SLM_r2.1:
GCCTCTGTACTATCTCACAAGTTGAAGAAACAAAGATTGTAGTCAGAATGCTCCCAATTATACTGAGCACCGTCTTCATGAACACTTGTATGGCTCAATTCCAGACCTTCACTATCCAACAAAGCATGACAATGAACAGGAAAATCCAAAACTTTGAAATCCCAGGGCCTTCCATACCTGTAATTCCTCAATTGTTCCAACTCTTCCTGATCCCAGTCTATGATCGTATCTTTGTTCCAATAGCAAGAAAATTCACGGGGATCCCTTCTGGGATTCGACAACTTCAACGAATAGGTGTTGGACAAGTACTTTCAGCAGTTTCTATGGCAGTGGCTGCAGTTGTAGAAAGTCACAGGAAATCAGTTTCCATTAAGCATAACATGGTTGACTCAGCCAGTCCATTACCTATGAGCGTGTTCTGGCTTGGATACCAATTTGTAATAGCTGCAATGGCTCAAATATTTACAATAGTGGGATTGATGAATTTCTTCTATGCAGAGAGCACATCAGGCTTAAAATCACTGTGTATGGCCATTTCTTGGTCTTCGACGGCATTTGGGTACTTCACAAGCTCAGTAGTGGTGAGTGTAATTAACAAGGTGAGTGGTGGCTGGTTAGCTAATAACAATCTGAACAGAGACAAGCTCGACTACTTCTATTGGCTGCTAGCAGGAGTCAGTGTGCTAAACTTTGGTTTCTACCTACTATGCGCTTCTTGGTACAAGTATAAGAAGCCAGAACTGAAGCAAGAAGATCATATCACTGATGAGAATGACAAGGGAATTACTGATGTTTGATCCAAATTATgtcatataataatattgtggTTGTGAACATATCACATATAGTCCAAGTAATCCTGCATCAGTGGTTTTAGTTGATCAAATATTCCAAGGTGCAAACCATATCTCTAGGAGAATAAATTCTGGCATGTAAGTTTGAGACTTGAATTGTTAATTGATGCAAGTACCCTGTTGCAGCAGAATGTAATATATTCCAACCATTCTAATCTATCCATTGCTAAACCACTCCTTGCTATATTTAGTTTTGAATGTCTTGTTACTTAGTTGTCACTGAAACTGAAAGAACTTCATCTTACAatgcattttttcttcttctgtttCCCCTATTTGAAATACCAGAACTAGGACAAAGTAGCTAAGTTAAACTTTAAGCAATTAAGTGGTCGTAAAAGAATAAGGACTGTGACAAAGTGGATTGTGTCGGCAATCCCACAGACAAAGCAAATGTGTTAAAAATCAAGGGTACTTGGACAGTTAACATCCTAAATTGCATACTTTAAAATCTGGGTTTTCTACTGACAGAATTTAAGTTCTCGCACATAAATAAGCAGCATCACATCCTCATCTGCTAGTAACCCAGGATGAATGGAGCAAGCACCAGATCATGATGCAAGACCTTGTTAACTGGACCACAAGCCAATTGCAGACTCTCAAAGACACGTTGGCTCTATCCTAAGGGGCAATCCCTCCCACTTAACATTTCCCTTAAAAGATAGGTTAGAGAGCACAAATTAAAGGCTAGTAGAGCAAGGATTATCTGATGTGAACTTGGGACATAGGTAAAGAGGAGACTACCATTTTAGAGGTTCCTTTAGCTAGTTCATGTAATTAGGGAAATTCACATGAACCTCTTAGTCTAAGCATTCATTTAGTATTTGGAGAGCAAGTGATTAACTTTCATAAAGCTGGGTAACTCATCTTCAATCTCGAATAATTGTCACTTCTTCAGATTTATAAAGCAGGGTAACTCGTTCCTTTTCAACCACTGTTTTATAAATAAGTCCTTTCCAACGACTTCTAATATACAAAGGATATGATGTACAAATTACGTAACCATTTTCAATTTTCACAGTAAGGAAGAAAAGAATCTAAATTACAGCAGGCCAGGACTAGATATAATCCCTACCATCTAACATCCAATGTTAAGGGCTCTGGTGGgacaagaaaagaagaaattttggtAAAGGACATATTTGACATCAAATTACTCCAAGACGATGAATCTACTTCAATAAAAGGGCTGACCTTCTTAATCAGACGTGGCTTCAAGATATCAGCCTCAAACCTTGCTGTTACTTCAAACCATGAATGTTCAACAGCTGGCCTTGTTCTCCACTCCCCCAGAGTAGTCCAATATGTGTCGTTGTTTTGAATACCTCTTTCCATCTCTAACTGGAAGCGGAAAAGGGTCAAGTCTTTAACTTTCACTTTTAAGAGATTGTAACGTCCAATTTGACTGGTTTTTCCGCCAAGAAACCTCCTTAGAACCTTTTCCAGCAATGCTATCTTCTGGCTCAGAAAATCATTGTACGAGCTCCACTTTCCGTAGATATGCCTTGTATAACATTTTTCAGAAAGCAACTTGATAGATCTTCTGGATACAAACGCAGTTTCAATTCTTAAGTCGGGGTTTCTGGTGATATAGGCAAGTACTGAAGCAGGTCCCTTTACATGTATGGGAAGTAGTGGTATGCAGGACGATTGCAACATATATCTAAATTGACCGCTTCCTGACTTGGTCAACATGCTTCCATTTACTAATTTAAGCAAATCAGAGATGTTGAACATTGATATTTCATCAGCACCTTTAACTTCTACTGTGATGCCCTCATCAACAAGGATCTTTTTCAACACAGTATAAGAAGAGTTCAGCTGTTAAAAAGGTAATTAACAAAATGTGTTAGCCCACCACGAAAACACATAATGATTAGTAAAATCTCACTTCCAGTACTAGAATATAACACATAATGCATCAACTCATGACGGATCACATTAAAGCAACTAGCTGCAAACTAGCAAGAAGAGATCAAAGCACAAATCTATATCCATTTAAAGAGAATATGTCAAACATCAACATCCAAACAGGCTACATATGTCAACATGTCCAGGTACAGAGAAGAGATTTTCACAACATGATAATATTCATATACACAGAGAAACATAATACATAGAAGATCCTTCATGGAGAACATATGCTAGT
This genomic window contains:
- the LOC104647193 gene encoding protein TUNICAMYCIN INDUCED 1, which encodes MIHILSSSSTTTTTTFLILFLVLFTLSPFPVSIATSSTIPFNISHFLYPRINYEEYPQSSPNPPSFLEDVLKGIAEREKWDLQDLRVSKLDVKKSKFGTLRRYEFRVRIGKTEFVFMMADEVSQWKGLHFPNKNESDFESLVKEIGSKATLDVLKIQGPFELYATGDDYLSLTLPLNSSYTVLKKILVDEGITVEVKGADEISMFNISDLLKLVNGSMLTKSGSGQFRYMLQSSCIPLLPIHVKGPASVLAYITRNPDLRIETAFVSRRSIKLLSEKCYTRHIYGKWSSYNDFLSQKIALLEKVLRRFLGGKTSQIGRYNLLKVKVKDLTLFRFQLEMERGIQNNDTYWTTLGEWRTRPAVEHSWFEVTARFEADILKPRLIKKVSPFIEVDSSSWSNLMSNMSFTKISSFLVPPEPLTLDVRW